The Phoenix dactylifera cultivar Barhee BC4 chromosome 17, palm_55x_up_171113_PBpolish2nd_filt_p, whole genome shotgun sequence genome contains a region encoding:
- the LOC103705039 gene encoding gluconokinase isoform X2 translates to MGVSGSGKSTVAQMLAKSLGCMFVEADDFHSRKNKEKMRNGVPLSDTDRFPWLEALRDAIRKNINDCEMVTLTCSALQKKYRDILRTADQDYKPGNYTNCRVKFVCLEAPVEVIADRMKRRSEEGMHFMPLSLLQSQLDLLQIDEAEGIAKADATMSLEAIVDRVLVLLRTA, encoded by the exons ATGGGGGTCAGTGGCTCCGGCAAATC GACAGTTGCTCAGATGCTTGCAAAGTCATTAGGCTGCATGTTTGTTGAAGCTGATGACTTCCACTCACGGAAAAATAAAG AAAAGATGAGAAATGGGGTTCCACTTTCAGATACAGACCGGTTTCCTTGGCTCGAAGCGCTTCGCGATGCCATTAGAAAGAACATAAATGATTGCGAAATGGTAACTCTTACTTGTTCAGCACTGCAAAAGAAGTACAGAGACATCCTGAGGACCGCTGACCAAGATTACAAGCCTGGGAATTACACTAACTGTAGGGTGAAATTTGTATGTTTGGAGGCTCCAGTGGAAGTAATTGCTGataggatgaagagaaggtccGAGGAAGGGATGCACTTCATGCCTCTGAGCCTACTACAGTCACAGTTGGATTTGCTTCAGATTGACGAGGCTGAAGGAATTGCAAAGGCTGATGCCACTATGAGCCTTGAGGCCATTGTCGACAGGGTTCTAGTTCTTTTAAGGACGGCATGA
- the LOC103705039 gene encoding gluconokinase isoform X1 → MASNPKDRGLAIVIMGVSGSGKSTVAQMLAKSLGCMFVEADDFHSRKNKEKMRNGVPLSDTDRFPWLEALRDAIRKNINDCEMVTLTCSALQKKYRDILRTADQDYKPGNYTNCRVKFVCLEAPVEVIADRMKRRSEEGMHFMPLSLLQSQLDLLQIDEAEGIAKADATMSLEAIVDRVLVLLRTA, encoded by the exons ATGGCTTCGAACCCCAAAGACCGAG GATTAGCAATTGTGATCATGGGGGTCAGTGGCTCCGGCAAATC GACAGTTGCTCAGATGCTTGCAAAGTCATTAGGCTGCATGTTTGTTGAAGCTGATGACTTCCACTCACGGAAAAATAAAG AAAAGATGAGAAATGGGGTTCCACTTTCAGATACAGACCGGTTTCCTTGGCTCGAAGCGCTTCGCGATGCCATTAGAAAGAACATAAATGATTGCGAAATGGTAACTCTTACTTGTTCAGCACTGCAAAAGAAGTACAGAGACATCCTGAGGACCGCTGACCAAGATTACAAGCCTGGGAATTACACTAACTGTAGGGTGAAATTTGTATGTTTGGAGGCTCCAGTGGAAGTAATTGCTGataggatgaagagaaggtccGAGGAAGGGATGCACTTCATGCCTCTGAGCCTACTACAGTCACAGTTGGATTTGCTTCAGATTGACGAGGCTGAAGGAATTGCAAAGGCTGATGCCACTATGAGCCTTGAGGCCATTGTCGACAGGGTTCTAGTTCTTTTAAGGACGGCATGA
- the LOC103705038 gene encoding probable cysteine desulfurase, producing MMPLLVASPLPLSSIHHAKISSDSAKLGGADAGSPAEPSGKGTTFAPIDEFDMIEPLSKWLDGYADDDSKMEFLRSQIIGAEAEFDSPFGRRRITYSDHTASGRFLRFVEEFLLQDVLPFYGNTHTVDSYVGLHTSKLVHQASQYIKHCMGAGPHDILLFCGTGCTAAIKRLQEVMGITVPSILRPVVLNHLPPSDRWVIFIGPYEHHSNLLSWRQTLAEVVEIGLDESGHIDLAALEAALESPEYSGRPKLGSFSACSNVTGVLSDTSGIAHMLHRHGAYACFDFACSAPYVNIEMRSGEVDGYDAVFLSPHKFIGGPGSPGILLMNEGLYRIKGTPPSTSGGGTVLYVSGHDVKDTVYCENAEEREDAGTPGIVQKIRAALAFCVKEWVGHVAIREREALFARRAMERIRENPKVRVLGHVCEEERQPIMSFLVYPDGMRGKHLHCSFVTKLLNDLFGIQGRGGCACAGPYGHVLLGIDRARSKAIKTAVERGYEGARPGWTRVSFAYYTSWKEMEFVVDAIEFVAEYGHRFLPLYGFDWKTGHWEYVGAGLVFPITNGGGNGGESYEDYIASARCVVNSIPNLSVERNIPKCIDPQLVNFKM from the exons ATGATGCCTCTTCTTGTTGCCTCTCCTCTGCCATTATCAAGCATCCATCATGCTAAAATCTCCTCAGATTCGGCAAAGCTCGGTGGCGCCGATGCCGGTAGCCCGGCTGAGCCCAGTGGGAAGGGAACAACCTTTGCTCCTATTGATGAGTTTGATATGATTGAGCCCTTGAGCAAATGGTTAGATGGTTATGCTGATGATGACAGTAAGATGGAGTTTCTAAGGTCACAGATCATTGGAGCTGAGGCTGAGTTCGACTCCCCTTTTGGTCGACGCCGCATCACATACTCGGATCACACAGCTTCAGGGAGGTTCCTGCGGTTTGTGGAGGAATTTCTACTGCAAGATGTCCTTCCATTCTATG GGAACACTCACACTGTGGATAGCTATGTGGGCCTCCACACCAGCAAGTTGGTCCACCAAGCCTCCCAATACATCAAGCACTGCATGGGAGCCGGCCCGCATGACATCCTCCTCTTCTGTGGCACCGGCTGTACCGCGGCGATCAAACGGCTGCAAGAGGTGATGGGGATCACTGTCCCATCCATCCTCCGTCCAGTGGTCCTCAACCACCTCCCGCCTTCCGATCGGTGGGTCATATTCATAGGCCCATATGAGCACCATTCCAACCTGCTGTCATGGCGCCAGACCCTAGCCGAAGTGGTCGAGATCGGGCTCGATGAGTCGGGGCACATCGACCTTGCAGCCCTCGAGGCCGCCCTTGAGTCCCCAGAGTACTCCGGAAGACCCAAGCTTGGTTCTTTCTCGGCCTGCAGCAATGTCACCGGAGTGCTGTCCGACACAAGTGGAATCGCACATATGCTCCATCGGCATGGTGCCTATGCATGCTTCGACTTCGCATGCAG CGCGCCATACGTGAACATCGAGATGAGATCTGGCGAGGTGGACGGCTACGATGCCGTGTTTCTCAGCCCACACAAGTTCATCGGTGGACCTGGGAGCCCCGGCATCCTTCTGATGAATGAGGGCCTCTACCGGATCAAAGGCACCCCTCCCTCCACCAGCGGCGGAGGCACCGTTCTATACGTCAGCGGCCACGATGTAAAG GACACCGTGTATTGCGAGAACGCGGAGGAACGGGAAGATGCCGGTACGCCGGGGATCGTCCAGAAGATTCGTGCCGCGCTCGCGTTCTGCGTGAAGGAGTGGGTCGGACACGTAGCGATCCGCGAGAGGGAAGCTCTTTTTGCGCGACGAGCCATGGAGCGGATCCGGGAGAACCCGAAGGTGCGGGTGCTGGGGCACGTGTGCGAGGAGGAGCGGCAGCCGATCATGTCGTTCCTCGTGTACCCGGACGGGATGCGTGGCAAGCACCTACACTGCAGTTTCGTGACCAAGCTGTTGAACGATCTGTTCGGGATCCAGGGACGCGGCGGTTGCGCGTGCGCCGGGCCCTACGGTCACGTGCTTCTCGGGATCGACCGGGCCCGGTCCAAAGCCATCAAGACCGCGGTCGAGAGA GGATATGAAGGGGCGAGGCCGGGGTGGACCCGGGTTAGTTTTGCATACTATACCTCATGGAAGGAGATGGAGTTCGTGGTGGATGCAATAGAGTTTGTGGCGGAGTACGGTCATCGATTTCTTCCTCTATATGGCTTTGATTGGAAAACTGGTCATTGGGAATATGTAGGTGCTGGACTTGTCTTTCCCATAACAAATGGAGGCGGCAACGGTGGCGAGAGTTACGAAGATTATATTGCCAGTGCTAGATGTGTCGTCAACTCTATACCAAATCTCTCGGTAGAGAGAAATATTCCAAAATGCATTGACCCTCAATTAGTGAACTTTAAGATGTAA
- the LOC103705037 gene encoding E3 ubiquitin-protein ligase SINAT2-like: MAPGSSICMEFPESQVTDDELANASIELDGILPSKSSTASGIKAGLSSTRSVHELLECPVCTNSMYPPIHQCPNGHTLCSSCKLRVHNHCPTCRQELGNIRCLALEKVAESLELPCKYQNLGCSEIHPYYTKLKHEQLCGFRPYNCPYAGSECLVMGDIPMLVAHLKNDHKVDMHVGCTFNHRYVKSNPHDVENATWMLTVFSCFGQYFCLHFEAFLLGMAPVYMGFLRFMGEDSEAKNFSYSLEVGGNGRKLIWQGVPRSIRDSHRKVRDSYDGLIIHRNMALFFSGGSRQELKLRVTGRIWKEQ, encoded by the exons ATGGCTCCTGGAAGCAGCATTTGCATGGAATTTCCTGAATCTCAGGTCACAGATGATGAACTTGCCAATGCTAGCATTGAACTTGATGGTATCCTACCTTCCAAGTCTTCCACTGCTTCTGGTATTAAAGCAGGCTTATCTTCTACGAGAAGTGTGCATGAGCTTCTTGAATGCCCAGTCTGTACAAACTCTATGTACCCTCCCATACACCag TGCCCAAATGGTCACACTCTctgctcaagttgcaagctcaGAGTACATAATCACTGCCCTACTTGTCGCCAAGAACTGGGTAATATCAGATGCTTAGCTCTTGAGAAGGTGGCAGAGTCACTCGAGCTTCCCTGTAAATATCAGAACCTGGGATGCTCTGAAATACATCCATATTATACTAAATTGAAACACGAGCAACTATGCGGGTTCAGGCCATACAATTGCCCCTATGCAGGTTCTGAATGCCTGGTCATGGGTGACATTCCAATGCTTGTGGCCCACCTGAAAAACGATCATAAAGTGGATATGCATGTTGGGTGCACATTCAACCACCGTTATGTGAAATCCAACCCCCATGATGTTGAAAATGCAACATGGATGCTCACT GTTTTCAGCTGTTTTGGACAGTACTTCTGTCTTCACTTTGAGGCCTTCCTCTTGGGAATGGCTCCAGTTTACATGGggttcttaagatttatgggtGAAGACAGTGAGGCAAAGAACTTCAGTTACAGCCTGGAAGTGGGTGGCAATGGGAGGAAACTGATATGGCAGGGAGTGCCCAGAAGCATCAGGGACAGCCACAGGAAGGTTCGGGATAGCTACGATGGGTTGATCATCCACCGAAACATGGCCCTCTTCTTCTCAGGTGGCAGCCGGCAGGAGCTGAAACTGCGGGTGACTGGTCGAATTTGGAAGGAGCAATGA